From the genome of Glycine max cultivar Williams 82 chromosome 2, Glycine_max_v4.0, whole genome shotgun sequence, one region includes:
- the LOC100776328 gene encoding uncharacterized protein isoform X1, producing MFRAPTQSKPGVRSTASRVTRSSMLSETMISYVVLSTIPPSAPSILIELLFMGFLLAANGLLVLYIAINLFKIYYGDDWGGLFEAITSYGLGGSSMALFGRVGGGIYTKAANVRADLVGKVERNIPEDDLRNLAVYRSALGLVRSMLPLPHLKVGYLTAPPVGTSIAPHNDWKRSNFLLDHEKLQQPGPREHVLQCFIRRNNASQTYYMFLSLSSALVADDGKFLLAARKFRRPTCTDYIIFVDADDMSRESNASVGKLRSTLNQILLLAILLFLFLSAKTNPLSSHFIRLLFLGTKFTIYDRKSCSTELVVNSKLIFNVKKLFH from the exons ATGTTCAGAGCACCGACACAATCAAAGCCAGGTGTACGGTCCACAGCTTCAAGAGTTACACGAAGCTCAATGTTGTCGGAAACGATGATTTCTTATGTCGTTTTGAGTACAATTCCTCCATCGGCGCCTTCAATCCTGATAGAGTTGTTGT tTATGGGTTTTCTCCTTGCTGCAAATGGTCTTTTGGTTCTTTACATTGCCATCAACTTGTTCAAGATTTACTATGGTGATGATTGGGGTGGTCTTTTTGAGGCCATCACTAGTTATGGTCTTGGTGGGTCTTCTATGGCTTTGTTTGGAAGAGTTGGTGGAGGTATCTATACTAAGGCTGCTAATGTTCGTGCTGATCTTGTTGGAAAAGTTGAAAGAAACATCCCCGAAGACGATCTAAGAAATCTAGCT GTTTATAGAAGTGCCTTGGGGTTGGTGCGTTCTATG CTACCATTACCACACCTTAAAGTTGGATATTTAACTGCACCTCCTGTGGGGACATCGATTGCACCTCATAATGACTGGAAGCGatcaaatttccttttggaTCACGAAAAGCTTCAACAG CCTGGCCCGAGGGAACATGTACTTCAGTGCTTCATTAGGCGCAACAATGCCTCACAGACATATTATATGTTTCTCAGTTTATCTAGTG CACTAGTAGCTGATGATGGCAAGTTCCTTCTGGCTGCACGCAAGTTCAGACGCCCTACCTGCACAGATTATATTATCTTCGTTGATGCAGATGATATGTCCAGAGAAAGCAATGCCTCTGTTGGGAAATTGAGGTCCACTCTTAATCAGATACTGTTGCTAgctattcttcttttcttgtttcttaGTGCAAAGACTAACCCTTTATCTTCACATTTCATTAGATTGCTATTTTTGGGAACCAAGTTTACAATCTACGATAGAAAAAGTTGTTCCACTGAGCTGGTGGTGAATTCAAAACTTATATTTAATGTGAAAAAGTTGTTCCACTGA
- the LOC100776328 gene encoding uncharacterized protein isoform X2, whose amino-acid sequence MFRAPTQSKPGVRSTASRVTRSSMLSETMISYVVLSTIPPSAPSILIELLFMGFLLAANGLLVLYIAINLFKIYYGDDWGGLFEAITSYGLGGSSMALFGRVGGGIYTKAANVRADLVGKVERNIPEDDLRNLAVYRSALGLVRSMLPLPHLKVGYLTAPPVGTSIAPHNDWKRSNFLLDHEKLQQPGPREHVLQCFIRRNNASQTYYMFLSLSSALVADDGKFLLAARKFRRPTCTDYIIFVDADDMSRESNASVGKLRLLFLGTKFTIYDRKSCSTELVVNSKLIFNVKKLFH is encoded by the exons ATGTTCAGAGCACCGACACAATCAAAGCCAGGTGTACGGTCCACAGCTTCAAGAGTTACACGAAGCTCAATGTTGTCGGAAACGATGATTTCTTATGTCGTTTTGAGTACAATTCCTCCATCGGCGCCTTCAATCCTGATAGAGTTGTTGT tTATGGGTTTTCTCCTTGCTGCAAATGGTCTTTTGGTTCTTTACATTGCCATCAACTTGTTCAAGATTTACTATGGTGATGATTGGGGTGGTCTTTTTGAGGCCATCACTAGTTATGGTCTTGGTGGGTCTTCTATGGCTTTGTTTGGAAGAGTTGGTGGAGGTATCTATACTAAGGCTGCTAATGTTCGTGCTGATCTTGTTGGAAAAGTTGAAAGAAACATCCCCGAAGACGATCTAAGAAATCTAGCT GTTTATAGAAGTGCCTTGGGGTTGGTGCGTTCTATG CTACCATTACCACACCTTAAAGTTGGATATTTAACTGCACCTCCTGTGGGGACATCGATTGCACCTCATAATGACTGGAAGCGatcaaatttccttttggaTCACGAAAAGCTTCAACAG CCTGGCCCGAGGGAACATGTACTTCAGTGCTTCATTAGGCGCAACAATGCCTCACAGACATATTATATGTTTCTCAGTTTATCTAGTG CACTAGTAGCTGATGATGGCAAGTTCCTTCTGGCTGCACGCAAGTTCAGACGCCCTACCTGCACAGATTATATTATCTTCGTTGATGCAGATGATATGTCCAGAGAAAGCAATGCCTCTGTTGGGAAATTGAG ATTGCTATTTTTGGGAACCAAGTTTACAATCTACGATAGAAAAAGTTGTTCCACTGAGCTGGTGGTGAATTCAAAACTTATATTTAATGTGAAAAAGTTGTTCCACTGA
- the LOC100776328 gene encoding uncharacterized protein isoform X3, with translation MGFLLAANGLLVLYIAINLFKIYYGDDWGGLFEAITSYGLGGSSMALFGRVGGGIYTKAANVRADLVGKVERNIPEDDLRNLAVYRSALGLVRSMLPLPHLKVGYLTAPPVGTSIAPHNDWKRSNFLLDHEKLQQPGPREHVLQCFIRRNNASQTYYMFLSLSSALVADDGKFLLAARKFRRPTCTDYIIFVDADDMSRESNASVGKLRSTLNQILLLAILLFLFLSAKTNPLSSHFIRLLFLGTKFTIYDRKSCSTELVVNSKLIFNVKKLFH, from the exons ATGGGTTTTCTCCTTGCTGCAAATGGTCTTTTGGTTCTTTACATTGCCATCAACTTGTTCAAGATTTACTATGGTGATGATTGGGGTGGTCTTTTTGAGGCCATCACTAGTTATGGTCTTGGTGGGTCTTCTATGGCTTTGTTTGGAAGAGTTGGTGGAGGTATCTATACTAAGGCTGCTAATGTTCGTGCTGATCTTGTTGGAAAAGTTGAAAGAAACATCCCCGAAGACGATCTAAGAAATCTAGCT GTTTATAGAAGTGCCTTGGGGTTGGTGCGTTCTATG CTACCATTACCACACCTTAAAGTTGGATATTTAACTGCACCTCCTGTGGGGACATCGATTGCACCTCATAATGACTGGAAGCGatcaaatttccttttggaTCACGAAAAGCTTCAACAG CCTGGCCCGAGGGAACATGTACTTCAGTGCTTCATTAGGCGCAACAATGCCTCACAGACATATTATATGTTTCTCAGTTTATCTAGTG CACTAGTAGCTGATGATGGCAAGTTCCTTCTGGCTGCACGCAAGTTCAGACGCCCTACCTGCACAGATTATATTATCTTCGTTGATGCAGATGATATGTCCAGAGAAAGCAATGCCTCTGTTGGGAAATTGAGGTCCACTCTTAATCAGATACTGTTGCTAgctattcttcttttcttgtttcttaGTGCAAAGACTAACCCTTTATCTTCACATTTCATTAGATTGCTATTTTTGGGAACCAAGTTTACAATCTACGATAGAAAAAGTTGTTCCACTGAGCTGGTGGTGAATTCAAAACTTATATTTAATGTGAAAAAGTTGTTCCACTGA